One region of Hydrogenobaculum sp. Y04AAS1 genomic DNA includes:
- a CDS encoding SurA domain, with product MKFYKSKILTSAISMLTLINITFANAKTDKNVDKSHKTINRQSATNRSFEELLHSTPGVLVNRVVASINGEPILESDLKIAMVYFGTKDAKLALKRLIDIYLIYQYLSENHMATPESFLDQTIKDLASQNNLTVEQLYEELKKQGISPKEFRDFLRKEILATAGFGEYLRKAVKITPSDIELLKLKYGKPKIERDIELLIVPKKDKDKLSKLLNGTTSLKTIASKLNLTPQELEVAKGDLKKNLDEQVWKASKGDIVFAEGKNNIYIAKVKNIKLVYQNIDLDKLKKKLLEEKMKKKYDEILHKLKKESYIKVFLQ from the coding sequence ATGAAATTTTACAAAAGCAAAATACTAACGAGTGCTATATCTATGCTAACCCTAATAAATATTACATTCGCCAACGCCAAGACTGATAAAAACGTTGATAAAAGCCATAAAACTATAAACCGACAAAGCGCTACCAACAGAAGCTTTGAAGAGCTTTTACATAGCACGCCGGGAGTTTTAGTAAATAGAGTTGTAGCTTCCATAAACGGTGAACCAATTTTAGAAAGCGATTTGAAAATAGCAATGGTTTATTTTGGTACAAAAGATGCAAAATTAGCTTTAAAAAGGCTTATAGATATATACCTCATATACCAATATTTGAGCGAAAACCATATGGCCACACCAGAGAGCTTTTTAGACCAAACTATAAAAGACTTGGCCTCTCAAAACAACCTTACCGTTGAACAACTTTACGAAGAGCTAAAAAAACAAGGTATATCGCCAAAAGAGTTTAGAGACTTTTTAAGAAAAGAGATCTTGGCAACAGCTGGCTTTGGAGAATACTTAAGAAAAGCTGTTAAAATTACACCTTCTGATATTGAGCTTTTAAAATTAAAATACGGCAAACCTAAAATAGAAAGAGATATTGAACTTCTTATAGTGCCCAAAAAAGACAAAGATAAACTAAGTAAACTTTTAAATGGCACCACAAGCTTAAAAACGATAGCCAGCAAACTAAACCTAACTCCTCAAGAATTAGAAGTAGCAAAAGGAGACTTGAAAAAGAATTTAGACGAACAGGTTTGGAAAGCATCGAAAGGTGATATAGTCTTTGCAGAAGGTAAAAACAACATATACATTGCTAAGGTTAAAAACATAAAACTTGTATATCAAAACATAGACCTAGACAAGCTAAAGAAAAAGCTTTTAGAAGAAAAGATGAAGAAAAAATACGATGAGATTTTACACAAACTCAAAAAAGAAAGCTACATAAAGGTATTTCTTCAGTAA
- a CDS encoding 3'-5' exonuclease: MYFSESFENDIYVVLDIETTGLNPDEHEIIEIFAFLVEKERITKQFHRLINPGFFIPRRITEITGITNAMLVGQPKVEGIIYDFDNFVKDYIIVGHNVKFDLSFLSKAYSIYLHKKLNSPNICTLELSKKLIPNLKSYKLSAVADYFNIKYERLHRAKDDALLTYNIFNKLMDIIRRQYKKELSYFYLKSLINSRI, encoded by the coding sequence ATGTATTTCAGTGAATCTTTTGAGAATGACATATACGTAGTTTTAGATATAGAAACCACCGGCCTTAATCCAGATGAGCATGAAATAATAGAGATTTTTGCCTTTTTGGTAGAAAAAGAAAGAATCACAAAACAATTTCACAGACTCATAAACCCAGGATTTTTTATTCCAAGAAGGATAACAGAAATAACAGGAATAACAAATGCTATGCTGGTGGGCCAACCCAAGGTTGAAGGGATTATATACGATTTTGATAACTTTGTAAAAGACTATATCATAGTAGGTCACAACGTAAAATTTGATTTATCGTTTTTAAGCAAAGCTTACAGCATATATCTTCACAAAAAACTAAACTCTCCAAATATCTGCACCCTTGAACTTTCCAAAAAACTCATCCCTAACCTAAAATCCTACAAACTTTCTGCAGTAGCAGATTACTTTAACATAAAATACGAAAGACTTCACAGAGCTAAAGACGATGCTCTTTTAACTTACAATATATTCAATAAGTTAATGGATATAATAAGGCGTCAATACAAAAAAGAATTAAGCTATTTTTATCTTAAAAGCCTCATAAACTCAAGGATATAG